The Daucus carota subsp. sativus chromosome 9, DH1 v3.0, whole genome shotgun sequence genome window below encodes:
- the LOC108192220 gene encoding cell number regulator 6, which yields MAEGTYVKLTKDQNSLQEINPGELNQPIDVARVTARKCPECGQPLPQSYEPPADEDWSTGICGCAEDTESCFTGLFCPCVLFGRNVETLQEEISQNGACICHVIFVEGGMALAAITALVSGIDPDTTLLIVEGLLFAWWGCGIYTSMARQSLQRKYHLKDSPCDPCMVHCCMHWCALCQEYREMRSRLGDNHHEGTIVNPPPTQEMNVITKQESANSKQESASSKQEQASSENDAKNRLAIQPA from the exons ATGGCGGAAGGGACTTATGTTAAGCTCACCAAAGATCAAAATTCGTTGCAAGAAATTAATCCTGGTGAACTCAATCAACCCATTGATGTTGCTCGG GTGACTGCTCGAAAATGCCCAGAATGTGGGCAACCCTTGCCACAATCTTATGAACCCCCTGCAGATGAAGATTGGTCTACTGGAATTTGTGGTTGTGCTGAAGATACTGAAAGTT GTTTCACTGGATTGTTTTGCCCATGTGTACTTTTTGGGCGTAATGTTGAAACATTACAAGAAGAAATATCCCAGAATGGGGCTTGTATTTGTCATGTGATATTTGTTGAAGGTGGCATGGCTCTAGCTGCAATCACTGCACTTGTTAGTGGAATTGATCCAGACACAACACTACTCATTGTTGAGGGTTTATTGTTCGCTTGGTGGGGATGTGGTATATACACCAGCATGGCTAGGCAATCTTTGCAACGAAAGTATCATCTAAag GATTCGCCATGCGATCCATGCATGGTGCACTGTTGCATGCATTGGTGTGCTTTATGCCAAGAATATAGGGAGATGAGAAGTCGCTTAGGTGATAATCATCACGAGGGAACCATTGTGAACCCTCCGCCAACTCAAGAGATGAATGTTATAACAAAACAAGAATCTGCCAACTCAAAACAAGAATCTGCCAGCTCAAAACAAGAACAAGCTTCTTCCGAGAATGATGCCAAGAATAGACTAGCAATACAACCCGCATAA